ATGTTGGCATAATTGGTAGTCATTTATGTATATGGAGGCAGAATGAGAAAAAAAGCATTTCCTTAACTGAAgctaaatttgtaaattaaacgaATCGATTAgaacttttttcattaatttttttttaaaataaattctaagatggttattaaaaaaattattttaaaaagtatattttttaagattattttggaaagaattatcttaaaattatcaatatttcttattttcttttaaaaaattttaagacgatttttagtTTAGAACTATTAtagaaaaacacatttttaagattttttctaAACGATTGTGAAAAATCTTGATTTTTCACAATGTTACATTTCAAGATGACTCAAAAtcgttataaaaaatttatttcgaCCATCGTAGAATGGTCTTTCTGCACTAGTGAATATATTCTCCCCATTCCtttgattcttaattttttatattttttaaatttttaaataaattagtatttcttttcttatgaaataaattaaattaaaaagagttGAGTCAAATTTAATTGAGTATATCAATTAAATTGcacaaaatagataaaaaaaaataatatgttattaCATTGTATTCTATtatatttcattcatatttttaaatatatttattttccattCTTTACACATATCCCTTGATATAGACGACATAGCATGTAGATCAATGATGTAAAGTTTAAGTTTAACTAGAGATCTTAGGTTTAAGTTTTAGagatataatttcattaaatatttagagGAAAAATTTTATCATATGTAATAGTCTTGAAAGGCTCAATAGaattgtttttcatgcatgatACTTGTGATCTAGACTAAAAAACTTAAAGGTGAATGTTGAAAGAATAAGTTTAGGATACCGAAAGTTTTCaatattcaaaaatataaaaaatataaaatccaaaaattaatttatttagacacacatattcaattattatataatgcaaaaattaatttacttcaatatttatcctatcataaaaaaatattaagtaaaaattgaatttgaattttatatttactatatttttcaATGATACATGCAAgatgtaataaattaaaatttccaaTCTCACTAATTTATTCATTCTTTATAataatctaatatttaaaatttcctAGAAATTGCATAACCTTTGtggttttaattattcatttaattaattgcaattaataaaattcatgtttttttgtgtgcataaaatataaatacaatgaatgaaaaatattagattaaattaattgtaaacatataaaataaaattaaaaaatattaattaaggatAGAAATTAAGACATAAGAGGGTGAGTCACGATCTAAGATCAAGTTGATGGATGTAATTGATGGACAACAAGTGAATATTCCTGGAAGACCTCATAGATTCATTTGACTTTGACTAGATTCTAAGCTAATTTGACCAAAACATGGAATTACAAGATCCAAAAATTAGTGTCATTagcttttgtaattttttttacttcaatatttatcctctcaaaccaaaataaagattaagtaagattgcaattgaattttatatttaatatacttttcaataatacttgaaggatgtaataaattaaaatttccaatataattgttttttttcattttatataacaatttatatatagtaaataaaattcatgtttttcccattaaatataaatacaatgaataaaaaagattagattaaattaatagtaaacgtaaaataaaattataaataatattagaattatactaatatcaattttattttgtaaatttaaaagGACTTTCATGAAACTTAAGAATTTAAAacaaggatttttttaaaagtatatttaaattttaaataatcaatagtattttattcatgattttaataaagaatagaaattaGGAGATAAATTATTAGTATGTTTATGTATtaagttacatttttttaatttcaaacttTAAACTAAATTGATTTctctttccttaaaaaaatattcggTTGACTATCTCACtactaaaatagataaaattaaataataatttatattctattttattcatatttccaAATTAAAGGTGAATGCTGAACAAATCGTTATCAATATtgaaagtttaaaattcatgttgttttctttaaattcaATTGATATGGACCTAAAATTTGATGACTGCTCTAAAtgttcaaaactaaaaaaaacggaagaacaaaatccaaagaTTTATTTCTTTACACATACCTATGATTACATAAGACAAAAACTATTTTCTTCATATTCTTATGGAATTACATagttcaattctaattttaaaattgtattattatggaataacaaaattcaaagttttattttttttacacatgcCCATGATAcgtaatacaaaaaatattttcttcatatttttatagaattaaataatcaaatactaattttaaaattgtattctTACGGAAGAATAAAAtccaaagttttattttttttacacatgcCTGTGATATTGCATAatccaaaaattaatttctttatatttctatgcaattacataattaaatactaatttaaaattttgtatattatCCAACACTAAGCCTCCCTAAACTTTatctcttttacaaataaacaccataaactttaattttatcatatattcgcttcaatttgataacttttcttattattaaacattatttcctttaatttcatttaaaatgctaattgaaatatttttttattgaagccTACATAAATGATACATTATTGAGTAATTGTTCACAATCAAAATGCTattgatttgaaaataaaataaacaatgattAGTGTGGTGACAAATTCTTGCGGTAAATTATGCCAAATGACAAACAGTTTAGGGTAGTGCTTTTAAGCATATCTGGGTATTATCGTGATTCGTGACATGTATAGCAAATGAAGACTTTAGGTAGAATTTTTTTAGTGCAGATTTTAAGTTCAGGTTGATTAAAATCTTTATTAGTTAGCATATTAATTTAGGTAGGATTAAGGTTAGAAtaggaattaaaacaaaaactattaaataattgagagaataaaaacatttaattgttaattattaaatattgggAGAATAGAATGAATAATGATAATGGGGGTTGTCTGATTTTATTGGACCCAAACAAGAGGCCATAGGCAATCACCCCTTGGTACAATCTGTGGGCTTAAAGGAGACAGTTTTCTTTACGAGGTCATAGCCAACCAAGAGGTTTTGTTGTGCCAAGTTCCCAAAGATGGCACCAATTTTACTTGAAATGAAAGCAAAACATACTACTCCCTTTTCCACCGGAACAAAGGTGCTGATAGGATTCAACTCAACATCTGCACCTTTAAAATGTGCTGTGATGACTGGTAAATCCAGTTCATCTGATGTAGTTTTGTAGCATAGGCTCAAGAGTTTACTTGGATCCCTAGCACGCTCTAATTTAATTACATCTGATACTGCTGATTCCAAATTCAAGTAATCTTCCTGTGGCAAAAGCGTGAGTGTTGTACCAGAGTCAATTATAATGTTTCCATCTCCACTACCAGATCCAGAAGAGGAGGAGCCTGAAAACTCTATTCTATTGTCTCCCACACTGAATGCTTCCAAGGTTAGGAAATAAAATACTTGTCCATTTAATGGGTCTAGAGGGGTTGAGACAGTTCCACGCCCAGAAACCACAGCAGCATCTCCAAAATTGAGTTTGCTAGATGAGTTAGATTCTGAAAATATTGGTGCCAAACAATAGGAAAATTTTCCACCAATTGAAGAACTCAATTGAGATATAAGAGACACGGGTCCTCCTCCAAGGCCAACTATGCCAGAGCCTTCCTCTTGAAAGGTCCCCCCATTGTTGTGCCCGCATCCTATCACGGTTTTAGGAAAATGGACAGAAGAACCGTCAGTGGACCCTAAAGTTAGGGTTTCCACGCTAAGATCTCCATCTGAGTGTGAACCATCACCATAGTCAATACTATATTCACACACATTGTCCGAAGAGCAAGCGGTATTACGCAAAGATTCACACGTATTAGAAGAGCAAGGTAGGGTTTTGTAGGTTTTCGATTTTGAAGGATCGAATATTGGAGTGGTTTGCTTGTAACAGTCTTCACAGGGTTCACATTGCAGCCAAAGAATGTCACTACCTGTGTCAACAATACCCAATACTTGGAATGGTGGGCTTCCAACTGAATATCTCATTAGGTATTCACCTTGACTTGCTACTACAGTCGATTCGGCTGAATCTGTGCTCACAAAAGCTTTCTTGAAATGATTCCCACGGTTGATCGAACGACGCACAGCATTCGCAACTCGTTGGAACGGAGTTTCTGTTGGACGATACAATGGTGATCTTGACGAGTCGCGGTGGATCATTTCCACACTAAAGCCACCATCATTGGCCTTCAAGAATGAGATGTTGTATAAACACCACAATAAAACCAGAGCAAGAGAGCAATAACGTGTAATCATTGCCATCACTAAGATGCACAAAACTAAATACACAACCTCTCAGATTATTTAGAATTGTAACTGCTTGTGAATTCTTACTGCATGCCTTTTTATAAGATTCTAGAGATTGTGGCATTTATGAATGAGTATGGCCTGAAATGCAGTACTAGTTCATTATGCCCTTACCACacacatataattaaaatcttgcgatttttaaattagtatttaattatgtaattcCATAACAATATATAGAGAATAATTTTTGGATTATGTAATATCATAGGCATGtgtaaaacaataaaactttggatttttttcttccataagaatacaattttaaaattagtatttaattatttgattccaTAAGAATATGAAGAAAATAATTCTTGTATCACGTAATATCATGGGtatgtgtaaaaaaataaaactttggaTTTTGTTGTTCCATAAGAATACAATTTTAAAACTAgaatttaattatgtaattcCATAAGaatatgaagaaaatattttttgtatcatGCAATCATAGGTATGTGTAAAGAAATAAAtctttggattttgttcttccatttttttaatttttaacatttagaGCAGCCATCAAATTTTAGGTTCATATCAACTGaatttaaagaaacaa
The nucleotide sequence above comes from Glycine soja cultivar W05 chromosome 11, ASM419377v2, whole genome shotgun sequence. Encoded proteins:
- the LOC114373273 gene encoding aspartic proteinase CDR1-like, which produces MAMITRYCSLALVLLWCLYNISFLKANDGGFSVEMIHRDSSRSPLYRPTETPFQRVANAVRRSINRGNHFKKAFVSTDSAESTVVASQGEYLMRYSVGSPPFQVLGIVDTGSDILWLQCEPCEDCYKQTTPIFDPSKSKTYKTLPCSSNTCESLRNTACSSDNVCEYSIDYGDGSHSDGDLSVETLTLGSTDGSSVHFPKTVIGCGHNNGGTFQEEGSGIVGLGGGPVSLISQLSSSIGGKFSYCLAPIFSESNSSSKLNFGDAAVVSGRGTVSTPLDPLNGQVFYFLTLEAFSVGDNRIEFSGSSSSGSGSGDGNIIIDSGTTLTLLPQEDYLNLESAVSDVIKLERARDPSKLLSLCYKTTSDELDLPVITAHFKGADVELNPISTFVPVEKGVVCFAFISSKIGAIFGNLAQQNLLVGYDLVKKTVSFKPTDCTKG